In bacterium 336/3, the following proteins share a genomic window:
- a CDS encoding UDP-diphospho-muramoylpentapeptide beta-N-acetylglucosaminyltransferase — protein MSGKKVIISGGGTGGHIYPAIAIANALKKAHPDVEILFVGAKNRMEMQKVPLAGYKIVGLDIAGIQRSLSMQNLRFPFRLFKSLQEARNVVKDFAPNVCIGVGGYASGPTLFVAGRMGIPTLIQEQNSYAGITNKLLARKSKKICVAYPQMDKFFSQDKIVFTGNPVRSDILDISQKRLSALHHFGLKENKKTLLVIGGSLGARTINESIKKWMDRILDNDIQLIWQTGKTFYETAQKLVIDKRSEQIKVFDFINTMDLAYAASDVVISRAGALSISELCLVQKPCILVPSPNVAEDHQTKNAQVLAQNNAALMVADRDADAFLVGDAIDLLNDEALQNTLKNNIKKFAKPNAADEIVQEIMKIW, from the coding sequence GTGTCAGGTAAAAAAGTAATTATTAGCGGAGGAGGCACTGGAGGGCATATTTACCCTGCCATAGCCATAGCCAACGCATTAAAAAAGGCTCATCCAGATGTGGAAATCCTTTTTGTAGGAGCAAAAAATAGAATGGAAATGCAAAAAGTGCCTCTTGCAGGTTATAAAATAGTAGGTTTAGATATAGCAGGCATTCAGAGAAGTCTATCTATGCAAAATTTACGTTTTCCATTTAGGCTTTTCAAAAGTTTACAGGAAGCGAGAAATGTGGTGAAAGATTTTGCACCCAATGTCTGTATAGGAGTCGGGGGATATGCAAGCGGACCTACTTTGTTTGTAGCAGGGCGTATGGGTATTCCTACACTTATTCAAGAGCAAAATAGTTATGCAGGTATTACCAATAAATTATTAGCCCGTAAATCAAAAAAAATATGTGTAGCATATCCTCAAATGGATAAGTTTTTTTCACAAGATAAAATTGTATTTACAGGAAATCCAGTAAGGAGTGATATTTTAGATATTTCTCAGAAAAGACTTTCTGCATTGCATCACTTTGGTTTGAAAGAAAATAAAAAAACATTGCTGGTGATAGGAGGAAGTTTGGGAGCAAGAACCATCAATGAAAGTATCAAGAAATGGATGGACAGAATATTAGACAATGACATTCAGCTCATTTGGCAAACAGGGAAAACCTTCTACGAAACAGCTCAGAAATTAGTGATAGACAAACGTTCAGAACAAATTAAAGTATTTGATTTTATCAACACAATGGATTTGGCGTATGCAGCCAGCGATGTAGTGATTTCTAGGGCTGGAGCTCTATCAATTTCAGAGCTTTGTTTGGTACAGAAACCTTGTATTTTAGTGCCTTCACCCAATGTTGCTGAAGACCATCAAACCAAAAATGCTCAGGTTTTGGCACAAAACAATGCAGCTTTAATGGTCGCTGATAGAGATGCTGATGCTTTTTTGGTAGGTGATGCTATTGATTTACTTAATGATGAAGCTTTGCAGAATACGCTTAAAAATAATATTAAAAAATTTGCAAAGCCCAATGCAGCAGATGAAATTGTGCAAGAAATAATGAAAATTTGGTAA